In Eremothecium gossypii ATCC 10895 chromosome II, complete sequence, the genomic window CCGGGATCCGCAGCTTCGGCAAGCGCCGCTTCTCCTCCGTGTactcctcgtcgtcgtcgtaCTCCGGCACCATCGACGCCTCCGGCTCCTCCTCATCCGCCGTCGCGTCCTTCTCCTCGTCCACCGTCtccggcagcagcgagtCGTCCTTCGCCCCCGtctcgtcgtcgtcgcgCTCCAGCAGTGCGCCCGGAAGCGGCTGCTCGTCCGGGAGCGGCCCGAGGTACGGGTACTTCACCGGCCCCATCTCCCGCTCAATCCGCGGGATCACCACCTCCCGCACGTACCGGTCCATGATCTGCGCATAGTGGTAGATTTCCGACTCCTTCGTGTTGTACATCCGCGCGTTCCACGTGATCCGCACCAAGTCGTTCACGAACTCCTGGGCCCGCTTGTAGTGGTTGAGCTTCTTTTTCACCGTCGCGAGGCTGAGCGGCTTCTTGATGATCCGGTAGTAGTCGGGATAATCCTTCCTCAGCGGCAAAGTGTAGAAAATCGGCAAAATCTCAATACCATTTTCCTCCTTTAAGTCAAACACGCCATCCAACAAAACTTTGAGCTGGTCCCGTAGCAACATCGTTAGCCCTCGCCACCTGAAAAGCTGAAGACTTTGGTAGTGTACTATGTGTTCCGAACAACAATCCCACGCGTCGTTTCTGCCCGTTCACAGCCTTGCTTCAAGTTTTGCGAACCACTCTTTGGATGCATGTAGCCAGGTTACTTTTTGTCTAAGGCAGGGTTTTTTGCTGCTCAACCGGATACCGTCTTCGGTGATGGATACGCCAACGCCACTACCATGAAGCTAGAGCACGGCATTGCACGCAAGCGGGACTGTATAGGACCACGGAGGTAGATGGCAAGTCAGGAGGAACAGCTGGCGTCCTTCCAGCGGTGTCTGCAGGGCGCGCGGAAGATTTTGTGCATAGTGGGCGCGGGTCTTTCGGCCAGCTCCGGGCTGACGACGTTCCAGGCGGCGCACGGGGAATGGCGGGGCCATAGCGCACTAGAGCTCGCGACTCCGGAGGCGTTCCAGGAAAATCCAGAGCTTGTTTGGGTGTTCTACTCTGCACGCCGGTACACGGCGATGAAGGCGCGCCCCAACAACGGGCATTTTGCGCTGGCAGAGCTGTGCCGACGGGTCGCGGCGGATGAGCGGCGGGAGATCCTGCTGGTGACGCAGAATGTGGACGGGCTGCACTGGCGCGCGGGGCAGCCGGAGGCGTCGACAGTGGAGTTGCATGGTAGCGTGTTCGACTACCGCTGCACGGAATTTCTGTGCAGCTACCGGGGACGGAATGTGCGGGACCACTTCCTGACCGCGGGGCTTCGGGCGCACACGCCGCGCGAGCTAccgcggccggcggcggccgagGAACCCGAGAATAAACGCGCGAAACACGCGTGCGAGGGCACGCCGGAGACCCTGCGGTCGCGGCTGGACATGCTACGGGGCGACctgccgcgctgcccgcgctgccgcgtggggctgctgcggcCGGGCGTGGTGTGGTGCGGTGAGTCGCTATCACTGGTGCAGATGGACCGCGTGGACGCCTTTCTGTCCGCCAAGCAGAAGGTGGATCTGGTGCTGGTGATCGGCACGAGCGGCCGGCTGTGGCCGGCGATGGGCTACGTtgagcgcgcgcagctgtgCGGCAGCCGCATTGCATTTTTTAATACGGACATTGAGGACGCTGCCGGCGTCGCGAAGAACAAGAGAATGTGGGCGTTCCAAGGCAATGCGGcagagctgctgccgcaAGCGCTGGAGCCGGTAATTGGCAGACATTATAAGCCTAGGGGCTGGTCTTAGGCATGACAGGATCTATTTTCTATGTTGCTGTTCGTGGTGTAGTGTTTACTGCTGAAGTTTCATTTTCGGAAGCCTTGTTGCACATTCAGGAAGAACTTTAGTAACGTGACAATGCAACGCCTGCTCACTTACAGTTTTGCATTCCAATTAGTGTATTACGTTATAAAGTTTTTACATGCAGAGGTAATAAATCATTGTACAATACTTTGCTTGACACCAATCCCCGAGAAACCCTCCTTCAGGGTGGAGTCACTTCCCCCATCAGGGGTGCTAACGCTGTCTTCCCCAGCGTATTTCTTGACTATCTTATTTCTCCAGAAGCCGTCTTCGCCTAGCACTTCGGAGTGGACTAGTTCGTAGTTGTTCCACTTAGGTAGCAAGCGCGACCATATTAGCCAGTAGATGCTGCCAACTGCAAAAATAGCCCACGTAACGACACAGTGAATGTAGTAGGGAAGCGACTTGTAGACGGAGGACCCGCTTGGCGGTGGCACGTAAGGCGCCACGATCAAATACAAGTTCGCAATCAGGAAGAATGAAGTGACAAAGTAGCCAGCTCTGATCGGAGGATTCCACTCGAGCTTGCTCTGGCGCCGCTGCCAGTAGATCCAGATCAAACCGCATGCGAGGATAAAGTTGATGATATTCATTGGATAGGAAATCAAGTTCAAAACAAAGTCGTATGCATCTcctggaggaggagcaAGTATCGTGATGGCACAGATAATCATGTGCTGGAAAAGGCCAGCCATTGGCGAATTGAATGGCTTTGAGGACGCGAAGAAGCTGGTGAAAGGCAACACACCTTCTCTTCCTAATTGCTGGACAATTCTACCCTGCGAGAAGATCACTGAGCACACGTTTCCCAATGCACTCAGTCCAATAAAGATGGCGGACGCCCTTCTAGCCTTGTCGCCAAATGCAATGTCGAAGAACTTAGGCGTTAAGTTCATACCCGCGTCCTTTAGTATTTCCATAGGTACGACTGCGAAAAATGCAACGTTGACGAGGAGGTATAGCGTACCAAGCACAGCCAATGAACTAGGACCTGCAATCTTTAGCGTTCTGACTGGATTCTTCACCTCCCCAAGAGCGTAGTTCACATTAGAGTACCCAACAAACGACCAAATAACTTGATATAATGCATTGACGATGGTGTATGCAGAGGGGGATAGGTCTGACGGACTGTGACGGAAGTTCTCCGTGCCGGGAGCGCCGTCGATATGACCTCCAAGAGCAACGAGACCTGTAATAGCAATGAAAATGATAGTTCCAATCTTGAACACACCCAAAATGTTCTGGAAGTACAACCCAGCTTTGACACTGAGAGAGTTGACAAGGAAGCAGAAGAAAATGACCGCAACTCCAAGACCGCGTTCACGCCAACGTGTTGCCTCGACCTTTCCAGCATCAAGGAACATTGCAGCTGCCATCACAGAGTTACCTGCGGCCCAGCCTAAAAAGATGACATATGCTGAGTACATTGACGTAATGAAGAATTTCGGTTTCTTGAAGATGAACTCAAGGTAGTTCTTCTCGCCACCGTTCCGCGGTATTGCAGTTCCAAATTCCATGTAAACATAAAGACCTGCTAGAGCAATTAAAGCTCCTAGTACCCATAACCCTAGCGCAAAGTATACTGAGCCAGTCAACTGGAAGATCTTCGCGGGAACGACAAAGATACCTGTCCCGAGCATTCTATTGCATATCAAGCCGATCGAAGAAAACAGGCCGAGCCGCTTATCGCCCTTATCGAGCTCTGTTATAAAATGTTCGCCCGCCTCGACATCATTGGCGTCGGCGTTGGATTCAAAGAAGGCCACTTCTTGGCGCTTCTTTCGTATTTTCAGCTGCGAGAAAATTGTACCTTGGGACATCGCACAAAGGCTAGGAAGGCTTTCGAATGCTGCAGACTGGGGTGGGGGGCGCCTAATAATAGTTTGCTCGTGGATCTATGGCTGAGTGGGTGAAACCCCAGATGCCTTTTTATATATGCACTTTGTCTGTGTGTTACTTATGACACACTCCTGACTGTGGCTAACTAATGTCCGCCGTAGTGTTATTAGATCAGAAGTCTGGTTACCGACGCAGTCTTCGATCTCTGTCCTTGCCTGTCTTGTGCAGCCATACTCACAGGGCTTTTTTCTTCAAGTGTGGCTCCTGATTACATATAAGAAAGTCACGGGACAGGGATAGGAGAATCACGCTATTCGCGGTTGTGTGTCTAGAATAGACATGCAAGTACTCTAAAGAAATAGGGATTTTCTACTAGAGTGCAGCCAGGATGCAATTCCAGTGGTAAAATTCACATTAATGAATACGTTAACTCTTTTCTATTTGGGTCTTGTGTTACTTATGCCTGTCTACAAAGAAGATTGTCATAGGTAAGCTGCTTGAGGAAGTGGCCGGTGGTAGGAACACCACACAGTAGGCGTATTGTGCCCAAGTCCGTATGAGCAGTCAATGGCGGCTGCAATCAGCAGTGCATACTCGAACCTTTGGGGAGATCAGGTAGAAGCACCTCCTGCAGCAACGGATAGTTCTGCGCCTGTGTTTGTGGAAGGCGCGGTAGTATTTGAAAGAGGAGGCTGCGGCTCCTCGGAAACTGTGGAACCATCTGCCATGGTACTGTCTTCGGCGTCTGCGGCCAGGACGGAACTAGACTTCGGTCTCTTAGCCTTCTTTCCGGCCTTTTCGTTTTTCCTCTTTTTACTTGCCTTAACGGGACGCTGTTCTCCTTCGTCGTAGACGTGGTCGGGTAGATCGTACAACTTCACGTATTTAATCACTAAGGAGAAAGTCTCGGTGTCCTCGTATTCTTGGAACGAGCGACACAGGTTAAAGAATTCCTGGCAGGGCACATGAATGTCAATTTTCTTTTTCTCATCAACGGCTATATTTAAGCCGATGTACATCGTGGTAATATGCACTTTTTCCATGCCTTTAAGGCTTTCATCATCTTTGTTTTCATTCGTTACTTCTGTATATTTTTTTAAGACGTCTTCTGTTTTGTGTGTTCCATAATTGTCAAATATCTCCTTATACTGCTCCTCTGTTTTGTAAGCATAAGTTGATTCAAATGGCTTCGTGTATGGATGAGCCAAGTTGATCCCCGAAAGTACTTCTAATTTCAGGACTAACAACCGAAGCTTACTCTCTACCAGACCGCTCCATTTTAGATGTTGTTCGTCAGAGCCTTTTGTCGAAGCCATGACCGTCAAGTAAAATTTATACTTGTAAAAGAAATCGTGCTTCTGGAAGAGGTCGCCCCAGGTCTTCTTGTTAGTGAAGATATCAGTTGTAACTTCGACTCCTCTCTGCAACTCGTTCAAGATTACTTTCTTTGTGGATTCACATATATTATGAGTGGAGCACATCGACGGATAAGCCGGGGTAATAACTGGCATTTTATGTAGTCTATCGTTCGCGTATATCTTGGGGTTCCACACACGCACTTGTAGCGGTCCGTCTTCAATGGGTTTCAAAAGAACAGGCTGCGGCCAGCTCCATCTGGTCAATATATGGAAAAACCTGGCAACAATAACGGCACTGCATGCATTGGGATATAACTGACAAATTCTTGCGACAAGCATAGCCCACGCAACACCGCCGGGAAAACCAAACACATTCGCGTAAACCGCCCTTCGCTGAGCCCATAGCTTGATAGCCCTCAACGCAATCTTGAATGCAGTGGGCTTGGGGACGAGTTCCAATATCTCGTCCGTCACCCGTGTCCCGTTCAACGCCCGCAAGTCCTTCTCGTCCAAGTTCCTCAACAAGTTCTTATCGCTGAGCGTTAGGTTCAGCGGCACCTGGGGGATATCAAGGCGGGCGCATATCAAATCGATGGAGATGCCGCTGTATTTGATCTTGATGATCGGCACAAACGCCTCCGGTACCGGCGCGATCTCGTCTAGCTCTGGCCGCGCGCGGAGGAGCTCATCAAAAACAGTGAAAAAATCGTCGCGCGTTACGTGCTTGGGCACCACCACCAAGGTGTCTATGTCAGATCCTGGCCCGTGCACGCCGAGCCGGTACGACCCGAACGTGAATATCTTGCCCCCCGCGTCGCGCGCCATCCCCTCGGACATGTTCCGCTTGCGCGAGACCTTGAACACAAACTCCTGCGCCAACGCCTGCAACTCCTCCAACACCTTGATCCGCTTCGCCGTTTCCTCCTCCGACTCAAAGGTCCCTTCCTTCTTCAATTCCTGGATCAACTCATCGTTCAACTTGTTCTCAGCGGCTGTGGGGCCCTCCTTGGATATCGGCCCTGTCACGCCGTACACTTTCTGTTGACTCATCGTGTGGCGGAGGTATGGGTATTGGCAATCTGACAAGCTTGTCTTGACTTGATTCGGTACGCTAGCCCTGGCGAAACGTGCACTACTCTGAGTCCTGTCTTGCCCGATACTCAAGTCAGAGAATAAACCGTGCAGATAACCTATTTCGAATGGAGACGATATTATGAAGTAACTTAGTGGACGTGACAGATTAAACCAGCAAAATTACTAGTCTGCAGCTGTCTTAGAAGTGTAGTGTGTGTCCCGCGGCAGATTCCTGGGCTTGTGGGAGATATCTTGGGAACGCTTCTTTGCAGTCTTTTAAAAGTGTTTTTGAGCGGGTCGGTAAATTGGTGGCCTTCGAGTTAGTGGCAAACCCTAAAGGAGAGGGGGACACGTCTGTTTCCACCCACACGCGTTGCTTTTTAATATCATGTCCCTGTCACGTGGGCCGCGCGGCTGCACCACATTGCCGCGGTACTACGGTACACACACCCcgtgcgcgcggccgcgacCGGACAACGCAGCGCTGCAGTTCGGCCGGGGCGCATGGGCGCGAGGGCGCATGGGCACTGGAACACCGGCAGAGGCGCAGGCCACCGCGCGCGGCGATGCATCACGTGACGACATACTGTTCTACGACAGAGCCGGCGGCCGAGACGGCGGCGCGAGGGGCGGACGTTGCAGTCATGTGGAGCCCACGTATATAACATTCCTCTGTTAACGAGCCGGGCAAGTGCATGCGCAACAAAGATACAACGGATTCCGGCTGTTTCTAGACCCTCTTTGCAAAGTACATATACGGCGAATCCTCGCGGAGCAATTGAAGGAGTGTAGCACACGGGGCTTCAGGTATTTACAGAACAGACGAATCAGATGGACGAACACTTGATTGCCACTATCAACAAGCTTCAGGACGCGCTCGCGCCCCTCGGAGGGGGGTCACAGTCACCTGTCGACTTACCGCAGATCACGGTAGTTGGCTCGCAGTCGTCCGGGAAGTCTTCGGTGCTTGAGAACATCGTGGGGCGCGACTTCCTCCCCCGGGGCTCTGGGATCGTGACCAGACGGCCGCTGGTGCTGCAATTGATCAACCGGCGCGGCAAGAAGGGGGACAAGCGCAACGCGCACGGCgacctgctggagctggacgTGGCGGCGGACCAGAAGACGGGCCAGAGCGAGGACAACGCCGAGGAGTGGGGCGAGTTCCTGCACGCGCCGGGGAAGAAGTTCTACAACTTCGACCAGATCCGGCAGGAGATCGTGAACGAGACCGAGAAGCTGACGGGCAAGAACGCGGG contains:
- a CDS encoding SIR2 family NAD-dependent protein deacylase (NOHBY201; No homolog in Saccharomyces cerevisiae; Syntenic homolog of Saccharomyces kluyveri SAKL0B04928g): MASQEEQLASFQRCLQGARKILCIVGAGLSASSGLTTFQAAHGEWRGHSALELATPEAFQENPELVWVFYSARRYTAMKARPNNGHFALAELCRRVAADERREILLVTQNVDGLHWRAGQPEASTVELHGSVFDYRCTEFLCSYRGRNVRDHFLTAGLRAHTPRELPRPAAAEEPENKRAKHACEGTPETLRSRLDMLRGDLPRCPRCRVGLLRPGVVWCGESLSLVQMDRVDAFLSAKQKVDLVLVIGTSGRLWPAMGYVERAQLCGSRIAFFNTDIEDAAGVAKNKRMWAFQGNAAELLPQALEPVIGRHYKPRGWS
- the MUP1 gene encoding Mup1p (Syntenic homolog of Saccharomyces cerevisiae YGR055W (MUP1)), with the protein product MSQGTIFSQLKIRKKRQEVAFFESNADANDVEAGEHFITELDKGDKRLGLFSSIGLICNRMLGTGIFVVPAKIFQLTGSVYFALGLWVLGALIALAGLYVYMEFGTAIPRNGGEKNYLEFIFKKPKFFITSMYSAYVIFLGWAAGNSVMAAAMFLDAGKVEATRWRERGLGVAVIFFCFLVNSLSVKAGLYFQNILGVFKIGTIIFIAITGLVALGGHIDGAPGTENFRHSPSDLSPSAYTIVNALYQVIWSFVGYSNVNYALGEVKNPVRTLKIAGPSSLAVLGTLYLLVNVAFFAVVPMEILKDAGMNLTPKFFDIAFGDKARRASAIFIGLSALGNVCSVIFSQGRIVQQLGREGVLPFTSFFASSKPFNSPMAGLFQHMIICAITILAPPPGDAYDFVLNLISYPMNIINFILACGLIWIYWQRRQSKLEWNPPIRAGYFVTSFFLIANLYLIVAPYVPPPSGSSVYKSLPYYIHCVVTWAIFAVGSIYWLIWSRLLPKWNNYELVHSEVLGEDGFWRNKIVKKYAGEDSVSTPDGGSDSTLKEGFSGIGVKQSIVQ
- the PAP1 gene encoding polynucleotide adenylyltransferase PAP1 (Syntenic homolog of Saccharomyces cerevisiae YKR002W (PAP1)), with the translated sequence MSQQKVYGVTGPISKEGPTAAENKLNDELIQELKKEGTFESEEETAKRIKVLEELQALAQEFVFKVSRKRNMSEGMARDAGGKIFTFGSYRLGVHGPGSDIDTLVVVPKHVTRDDFFTVFDELLRARPELDEIAPVPEAFVPIIKIKYSGISIDLICARLDIPQVPLNLTLSDKNLLRNLDEKDLRALNGTRVTDEILELVPKPTAFKIALRAIKLWAQRRAVYANVFGFPGGVAWAMLVARICQLYPNACSAVIVARFFHILTRWSWPQPVLLKPIEDGPLQVRVWNPKIYANDRLHKMPVITPAYPSMCSTHNICESTKKVILNELQRGVEVTTDIFTNKKTWGDLFQKHDFFYKYKFYLTVMASTKGSDEQHLKWSGLVESKLRLLVLKLEVLSGINLAHPYTKPFESTYAYKTEEQYKEIFDNYGTHKTEDVLKKYTEVTNENKDDESLKGMEKVHITTMYIGLNIAVDEKKKIDIHVPCQEFFNLCRSFQEYEDTETFSLVIKYVKLYDLPDHVYDEGEQRPVKASKKRKNEKAGKKAKRPKSSSVLAADAEDSTMADGSTVSEEPQPPLSNTTAPSTNTGAELSVAAGGAST